The Candidatus Hydrogenedentota bacterium sequence AGCGGCCCGGTTTTCGTGAAGTGGGCATCAGGAGTCTTTGGATAATCCGCAATGGTTCAAGAAGAGACCCTGGCTGCGGCAAAGGAGAAGGAAAATGAGCTTGGGAATGCGGCGAATCTTGTCGTGGTGCTGCCTGTTGCTGGTGGTCCACTGCGGGTCTTTTTGCGAAGAGGCCCTGCCCTATCCCAGAGTGTCCAGAGAGGCTTTCGAGGCCCGGCTCCCCTTCTTTTCCTACGACAAGGATATCCCACTGGACGGTCGCATCGTGCTCGAGAAGAAGGAGGCGCGCGCGGTCCGCTGGAAACTCGTCTTTCGGGGGGCGCAGGGCTTCCTGGTGCCCGGCTACCTTGAAATTCCCGAGGGAGCCAGGAAACCGTATCCCCTTGTCGTGCTGCTTCATGGCTGGAGCGGCGGAAAAGAGAACTGGTGGGAGGAGGGCAACTACATCAGCGGTTCGGAAATGCGCACCGCCCTGATCGAGTCCGGCTATGCCGTCCTGGCTCTGGACGCCTGCGCACACGGCGAGCGCGCCCATGAAATTGACTATCTGCACGTCAATCCGTATGAGGACCCCGCCGCGCCGCCGCGCCGGAACTACTTCTCCATCGCCGAGATTGTGATTCAAACGGTGAAAGACCACCGGCGGGCCCTGGATTACATGGAGGAACGGGGCGACATGGACATGAGCCGGGTGGGCCTGGTGGGCTACAGCATGGGCGGTGTCAATACCATGCTGCTTCTGGCCATTGAGAGCCGCTTCAAAATGGGGGTTGCCTGCGTCCCTCCCTGGTTCAACGACGCGTGGCGGCCGGTCGAGCCGGTGGACTACACCTGGGGCCTCGGGGACAAGCCCCTGTTGATGCTCATGGGCCGCAGGGACGGCTTCTACACGGAAGGTCAAATTGAGGCCTCCCGCAGGGCCTACCTCAACCCTGACACCACCAGGACCGTCTGGTACGACCGGGACCACAAGCTCGCGCCCGACTATGTCCCCGACGCCCTGGCCTGGGTGAAGAAACATCTCTGATGTGACTGACAACGGCAATTCCACGCCAAACGCCCGCTTCCGCACCCCCTCTGGTGAACAAAAGCTAAAATAGTCATGGGGGAATCATCCACCGCGAACCATGGAGAGAAGGCTGGAAACATTGGTGGACTTTGCGCTCTGCTCCACCTGGCCGGCATAGCGGGAATAGAGGCCTTTGGCCTCTTCTGAGTTTTGCGCGAAAATGGTCTTCACATCCGCCATGCTGATTTTTCTGCCCGAGGCATAATACTTCTTTGCGGCCATCCCAAGTCCATAGGTGGCCGCAAACGTTACCGCGGCACCCGTTGCGGCCCCGGAAAGACCGCCCATCATGCGGCCGCCCGCGCGCCTGGCCAGCGAACCGAGGAACTTGCGCGCAAAGCCCTCGATAATCTGCGACGTCATGCCCACGCCGAGCACGGCGAGGAACTCTTTTACGTGTCCGCTGTCCAGTTGATATCCGTACCGGGTGCCGATGTTATACACAAGCTTCATCTGGAGCGGCAGGATGGCCATTGTGGACAATGACTGGGGCAGCAGTTCCAGACCGCCGACTAGAATGGCGTGTTTCAGAATGGTCTGGTCCACCTCGGCATCCACCGGATTCGGCTGCGTGGATTGAACGGTCTGGAGCGCATGTGCGGAAGCGGCAGCCGGAATGGTTTCGTTCTCGAAGGCTGCCCGGGCAAAGTCCTCCGCCTGAGATTGTGTTTCAAGGGCCTCTTCCACGGGTAAGGCCAAAGCGTCCCGGAGTTCCGCAAGAAAGCCGGCCTCTTTGGGGGTGGTCATCCCATCGGCATCACAAATGCAGACAGCCATCTCGAACGCCAGCATCTTGATTTCCGGGGTGGAGATTGCGGCGGCCTCGGCGCCCGGGCTGGTCTTCCCCAAAAGCACCCTCTGCATGACCGCCGCGGAAGTCTCAATGCCCAGACTCTGCGACACTTCCTTCAATTTGGCGCGTTCCACATCGCTCTTGCCGCCGTCAGCAACCGCAGCCATCAAACAGATTGCCATCACGGCATCTTTTTCGCTTTCTTGCATTACTGGAACCTCCATTAAACATTACCGCGTTTTTTACATGAGCCTTTCTTGTAACAACCGGCGTGACAGTGTAATTTCGGGCTGTATACAACACCCGCCTATCCCGCCACATCCCAAATTGTCCCGCTTAATCTCACTTGGTCCCGCCATGCCTGTTTGATTGGCAACGCACAGCGGGGAAGAGACTGGAGGGGACGGGGGTAGCAGATGGAGGGGGAGTAGGGAGACCGGATATTATTTCCTTGTGAGTGCGCTTCAGGCGGGTTTCACACGGTTCACGCCAACCAAGGAGAAAACGACCATGCGTAATTTGCTGATAACGCTGGCATGCATCGGCGCCTTTCAGTGCATTGCCGCCGGTGTGGACTATCCGGGAACTGGGCCCGGCAGGGCTGTGGCAACCATTTCGGAAAACGCCGCCATCCTTGAAAATGCGGCCATCACGGCCAATTGGGGCATTGAGGATGGGCGGCTTCGGCTTGTCTTGTTCAAGGACAGACTGGACATGCCGGGAAACGGCACCGTAAATGGCGAAGCCTTCGTTATTCACCTGAAAAACGGCCGTGCGCTCAGGGCGTCTGATTTTACGATGCCGTCCGCCCCCAGGCTTGAACGCATCTCCGGCCGAAGCGACGCCCGAAGGCTGGCGGAACGTCACGATGGCGTCCGGGTTAACGCAACGCTGTCGCTTCCGGATGAGGATTTTACTGTGGAATGGGGGGTGGAACTGCGGGACGGCTCCAACTACATCATCCAGCGCATTACGCTGGTGCCGGCAACGCACGAGCTGCCGCTGGAGTCGGTCACTCTTGTTGACCTGAACTCGCCGGGGGCAAAGGTTTTGGGCGCCACCCAGGGCGCCCCTGTGGTGGCGGGCAGCCTGTTCTTTGCCCTTGAGCATCCCATGTCGGAGAGCACGGCCGCCGGAGACCGCATTACCTGCGGGCTGCGGAGGGCAAAGCCACTGGCCGCAGTCGGAAAACTGACACTGTCGTCCGTGATGGGGACCACACCGCCGGGCCAGTTGCGCCGGGGATACCTCCACTACCTTGAGCGGGAGCGGGCCCACCCATACCGTCCGTTTCTTCACTACAATTCCTGGTACGACATTGCCTGGGGCGACCGGAAATTCGGCGAGGCGGAGGCGCTTGGCGCCATTGAGGCGATCGCGCGGGAATTGATTGTCAACCGGGGGGTGCGGGTGGACAGTTTTGTGTTTGACGATGGCTGGGATGACAACGAAACCCTGTGGAAATTTCACGGGGGATTCCCCAACGGTTTCGCGCCGCTCAGGAAATCCGCGGAGTTGTGCGGTTCTTCGGTCGGCACATGGCTGTCGCCGTTTGGGGGTTATGGCGAAGCGCGGGAACAGCGCCTCAAATTCGGGATTGCGCAGGGGTATGAGGTCAACCGCAACGGTTTCTCCCTGGCGGGGGCGCGGTACTATGCCCGGTTCCGGGAAATCTGCGCGGAGATGATGCGGGAATATGGCGTGAACTTCTTCAAGTTCGACGGCATGGGGCCCGGAAACAACTCCACAAGCGGCCAGGAGTTTTTGGAGGACATTGAGGCCCTGATGCGTCTGACGGGTGAACTGCGCGAACTGAACCCGGATTTGTATGTCAGCGCGACAACCGGCACCTGGTGCTCCCCTTACTTCCTGTGGCATGCCGACAGCGTATGGCGCGGCGCGGACGACATGAATTTCTGCGGAAAAGGCTCAAAAAGGCAGCAGTGGATTAACTACCGGGACACGCATACGCACCGAAATGTTGTGCTTCTGGGTCCGCTGTATCCGTTGAATTCACTCATGACCCAGGGCATAGTCCACGGCCGTCACGGTTATGCCGCGCTCATGGACGAAAGCCCGAAAGATTTCGCGGACGAAGTGTGGTCGTTCTTTGGGAGCGGGACTAGTCTGCAGGAGCTTTACATCACCCCCGAAAAGTTTACGGGGGCCATGTGGGACATATTGGCCGCGGGCGCGCGGTGGGCGCGGACCAGCGCGGACGTGCTTGCCGACGCCCATTGGATTGGCGGGGACCCGGGCGAAAACCAGGTCTACGGATGGGCGTCCTGGTCCCGTCGCAAGGGGATACTGGTGCTGCGCAACCCCGACGACAAGCCCGCGGAAATCAGTCTTGACCTCCAGGAGGCCTTCGAATTGCCGCCGGGAGCCGCCCAGAAATACTCTTTGATTTCGCCGGTGCCGGGCGCCGGACAGATGGGGGCCATTGAGGCCATTGCGGGCACACGCCAAGTATTCCAGTTGGAGGCCTTCCAGACGATTGTGTTTGACGCCCTGCCTGACACGGACGGTTCATGAAAAGCGCTGAAGTTCCCCGCATCTTTTTGACAGAGGCCAGGCAGTGAATTGGCTGTTTGAGCAGGTGGGCCGCCAGGCGGATGATGTCCGAAGAAGAAATTCAAGAAATGGGTCAGACAATATTGGCAGGAATTATTCCGTGCGGCAATAACGGGCAACGCAGGAAGAATGGTGAACGGGGCGGGGCTCGAACCCGCGACCACCGGATTAAAAGTCCGATGCTCTACCAACTGAGCTACCCGTCCACGGTGGGGGGGAAAGGAGGGCGAAAACCCTGTGTTGACGGGTTTAATTTTACCGTTACGGGGGGTGTTTTGTCAAAAAGGACAGATTATGCGGCTTCTTGGGGGCTGCGATTGCGTCTTTGGGAAAACGGTGCGTGCCGTCAGTTCTCTTTTTTCAGGAGCGCGTCGAAGTAGGCAATGGTGTTTTCCAGGCCCTCGCGCAGGGGGATGACGGGCTCCCAGTTGAGTTTGCCGCGCGCCACGCTGATGTCGGGCCGCCGCCGTGTCGGATCGTTGGTGGGGAGGGGCCGGTAGTCGAGGGTGGAGCGCGAGCCGGTCATTTCGATGACCAGTTCGGCCAGTTGGAGGATGGTGAACTCGCCGGGGTTGCCTAGGTTGACGGGTCCGGTGAATCCGTCGGTGTCCATCATGGCGGTGATGCCGCGCACCAGGTCGTCCACGTAGCAGAAGGAGCGGGTCTGGGAGCCGTCGCCGTACAGGGTGATGGGCTCGTTGCGCAGGGCCTGCACGATGAAGTTGCTGACGACGCGCCCGTCGTTCACGAGCATGCGCGGGCCGTAGGTGTTGAAGATGCGGATGACGCGGATGTCCACATGGTTCTGCCGGTGGTAGTCGAAGAAGAGCGCCTCGGCGACGCGTTTGCCCTCGTCGTAGCAGCTCCGCGGGCCGATGGGGTTCACGTTGCCCCAGTATTCCTCGACTTGCGGGTGGACTGCCGGGTCGCCGTACACCTCGGAGGTCGAGGCCTGGAGGATGCGCGCCTTCACGCGTTTGGCCAGGCCCAGCATGTTCAGCGCGCCCATCACGTTGGTCTTGATGGTCTTCACGGGGTTGTGCTGGTAGTGTACCGGCGAGGCGGGGCAGGCGAAGTTGTAGATGCGGTCCACTTCGAGCACGATCGGGTTGGTGATGTCGTGGCGGACAATCTCAAACCGGTGATGGTCCATCAGCCGGTCCAGATTGGCCTTGCGCCCGGTGAAGAAATTGTCGAGGCAGACCACCTCCTCGCCCCGCTCCAGCAGCGCCTCGCAGAGGTGCGAGCCGATGAACCCCGCGCCGCCCGTCACCAAATTTACCCGTGCCATGCCGTTCCTTTCCTGTTTGGCGCGGGACGCGCGCCCTGTTGCGCTTTCCGGGCGGGGCTTAATCCCCCTCCACTTCGGGCACCACCAGCCGTTTGCGCAGCCATGCCACGCCGATCAAATCGTACAGTCCGCGCCATAGGCGGTTGTTGATGCCGTATTTTGACACGCCGAACCGCCGAGGGTGATGGGTCACCGGACACTCCACAATGCTGAACCCCGCCCGGCGCATGAACACGGCCATGAACCGGTGCATGCCGTTGAAGGGGGGCAAATGGCCCACGCAGCGCCGTTGGAACCCCTTTGAGCCGCACCCCGAGTCGCGGATGCCGTCGTGGAGCACCGCGTTGCGCGCGGTGTTGCCCACCCTGCTGGAGAGTTTGCGCACCCATGAGTCGTTCCGGTTTGCCCGGTAACCGCACACACAGTCGTGTTCTTTCAGCAGTTCCAGGAATTTTGGGAAGTCCGCCGGGTCGTTCTGCAGGTCCCCGTCCAGGGTCAGCACATATTCGCCCCGGGTACGGCGCATGCCGGCCAGCAGCGCCGCGGACTGCCCGAAGTTCCGCGCCAAATGCACGGGCCGCATTTCGGGATGCGCCGCCGCCAGCGCGTCCAGCGCTTCGCGGGTGCCGTCCGTGCTGCCGTCGTTCACAAACAGGCACTCGAAATCGTGCCCCGGCAGCGACGCGAACACATCACGGATGCGCCCGAAAAGGACGGGCGCGTTTTCCGCCTCGTTGTGGCAGGGGACCACCACGGAAACAAGCGTGCGTGTCATGGTTTGGCGCGACCTTTGAACCTGCGGCGGGGCGGTCGGGGCACACCCCCTCGGCCGGGCCGTTTGGGGGCGGATTATACCATGCGGCTGCCGGCGGATGCCGGTTTCAGGCCAGCATGTCCTTGAGTTCGCTCATGAACTCGTTGATGTCCTTGAACTGGCGGTAGACCGAGGCGAAGCGCACATAGGCGACCTCGTCCAGTTGCTTGAGCCGGTGCATCACCGCCTCGCCCAGGGCCTTTGTGGTCACCTCGTGCTCGTTCGAATTGAACAGCTCGCGCTCAATGCTGTTAATCATGGCGTCCACCTGCTCAAGGCTGACGGCCCGTTTTTCGATGGCCTTCATGATGCCGCTCTTGAGTTTCCAGCGGTCAAAGGCCTCGCGGCGCCCGTCCTTCTTGATCACCATCTGCGCCACCTCCTCGATGCGCTCATAGGTGGTGAAACGGCGGTTGCAGTTGATGCACTCGCGTCGGCGGCGGATGGAGTCCCCGTCCTTGGCCACCCGGGAATCCACCACCTTGCTGTCATGGTAACCGCAGAATGGACACTTCATCGGAGTCTCGCTTCCGGTTGGGCAAACCACCCAAAGGGCCACTATGAATCTGGGGCACAAGCCCCCGCATCAATATGTTGTGGTTTGCCTATGGGATGAGCATATCAGATACCAGATGCGGTGTCAAGCATAAAAAGTGAGCATTGTCTCACCATACTGCTTGCGGCGGAAGGCCGTCCATGGTCCTCCTGTCTCGGGCGGCGGGGTTTTCGCGGCGGACTCCAGCACAATCCAGCCGCCCTCACGAACCAGTCTTTCCCGTGAAAGTGTCTCCAGCAGTTCCCCGTATCCGGTGTGGTTCCATGGGGGATCAGCGAAGACCAGATCATATGGTCCCCCCAAAACGCCCATCCCCACCGGCAGGCGCAGGCGGTAGACTGCGGCGCGGTCCTCGAATTTGCACAGGGCCATATTACGCCGGAGCACCGCAAGCATTTGGTCATCGGATTCCACAAAGACGGCGCGCGCCGCGCCCCGGCTCAGCGCCTCCAGCCCAATGGCGCCTGTTCCCGCAAATAGGTCCAAAAACAGGGCATTTTCCAGACGGGGCATGAGGATGTTGAAAAGGTTTTCCCGCACCCGGTCCAAGGTGGGTCTGGCCGTGCGGCCTTCGGGCGATTCCAGGCGGCGTCCGCGTTCACTACCGGCAATAATTCGCATGAGCGGCCCTCTTTCTTCACAGTCTTGTCAGGTCATCCGCCATCATTCTCCATGCCATGGGAGAATGAATCAAGCCGTCCGCTGTCAAGCAATTTGTTTTCGTTTCGGCGTGGACATTTCCTGTCATGCCACGACCTCAAATTGGTTCCACAATTCGCGGAGCAAACGCCCCTTAAATTGTTGTGTTCAGGTTAGTTCTGTGTGTGGGTCCGGGTCCGGACGGGCGTGCGTGCCAACGCTGCGGTGACAGCAGGAATCTTCAGGAGGATGGTGGATTATTCCTGCATTTTCAAGCACTTTTACCCCATGATTATCGTGTCACACAGGTGGCCATGACTCAACAAAAAGTTGTAACGTATTTAATATCAACATGTTGAAAGCGGGGGTTCCTCATTTTATGGTTTTTATCCTTACTGGTTAAACGGTTGTGGATAGGTTGTGGATAACTTTCCACTTTTCCTGTAAAGAGAAACAGGAACCGCATGTTCATCAATAATCACAGGTGGTGTGCCGGGAACACGGCGCGGCACCGCTTTCCAGTTATGCGTCGGGCGGGTTGATGCTCTACAATGGTTTTTTGGCTGCGAAGCGAACAAAGCAACGATGGAGGACATATGATGCGCCCCACCCCGCACCTGACCACCCTTTTCGTCTTGGCATTGACGGGTCTTTCCACCTGCTGGGCGGCGGCGCAGAGCCAGCCGGGAAGTGCCCCGAGCCCGTTTCAGACGCAGGGTGACCGGCACATGGGCGATTACGAGGGCATATGGACTCTTGGGCCCGATTCCGGACAACCGCTTTGCGCCCATGTGGTGTCCGTGGAGCCCGGCAAATATGAACTGGTCCTGCGGCCCAGCTTCACGGACCCGCCCCCGGTGGATGCCCGTCTTGAGGGGCATCCGGAGGGGCCTTCGCGGGTGGTCTTTGCAGGGATAGACCCGTTGGACCCTGCCCTCCGCATCAGCGCGGTGCTTCAGGACGGCATCATTGAGGCGACCGTTTCTCCGGACTATGGCGGGTTCCGGCTGGAAAGGGCCCGGCGCGTTTCCCCCACCATGGGCGCGAAGCCGCCCGAGGGCGCATTGGTGCTTTTTGACGGGACGAATCTGGATGCGTGGGAGCATGTCCCCGGAGCGGGCGCGGCGCGTCCCTGCCGCTGGCTGATGCTGGAGGGGGGGGTGATGGAGGTCCGCGACGGGGGCATCATCACGCGGAAACACTTCACAGACTGCAAGGCGCATGTGGAGTTCCGGCTGCCGTTCATGCCGGGTCGGCGCGAACAGCAGCGGGCGAACAGCGGGGTGTATCTCCAGGGCCGCTATGAGGTGCAGATACTGGACACTTTCGGCATGCCCGCGCTGGTCAACGGCTGCGGCTCCATATACAATGTCGCACCGCCCCGGGTGAACATGTGCCTGGCCCCTCTCGAATGGCAGACCTATGACATCATCTTCCGCGCCCCGCGTTTTGATCCGGACGGCAAGATGATCGTGGCGCCCAGGCTCACCGTGGTCCACAACGGGGTGACCATCAACGAGAACCAGCCCGTGCCCGGACCGACACGGGCCAGTCTGGACGCAAACGTGACCCTCCCCGGCGGGCTCCATCTGCAGGACCATGGGAACCCGGTGCAGTTCCGGAACATCTGGCTGGTGGAGTCGGCGGACTGAAATTCCCCCCCTTGCCCCCCCGCAAGCAGGGGGGAATAGGAAGGGGCGCGAGCATGGGGGGATGTTTTTGTGGGTGCCCTCCGCGCTACAGGGCCGCGCGCCGGATGCGCCAAGGGGGGATCTGCAGGTGTTCGCCGCCGGGCAGTTCCAGGTCGGCCGCTTCGGCGCCGTAGTTCAGCACCAGCAGGTGACCATCGTCCTGCACACTGAGGAAGACATCCTCGGGGTGTGGAATTTCCATCATGGTCCGGGTCCAGGGATGCAGGCCGGGACGCGACAGCAGGGTGTCCCTTACAAACCGCGCATAGAGCGACGGGGGTTCCATGTCGCCTTTGAAGCGGAAGAAGGCGCCGTCCCCCGTGTCCCCCTTCGCCCAGCGGCGGGTCAGTTCACGGTTTCCCTCGACTGTTTCCCAGTCGGCGCGGGGGAAAGTGGGGTAAAATAGCGCGCCGCCCCTGCGGAGCCACTGGTCAATCTTTTCCTGGACATCCGCCTCGACCACGCCGCCCCAGACCACCACCAGCGCCTTGTAGCGGTCCAGAAAACCATCCCGGATGAGGGTCTCGTCCAGGTAATCCACATCGGCCACGCGCCGCAGCGCGGCGGCCCGCGGGTTGAAGCCCCACGCATAGAGTTGCCGGAATGTGGCGTCGTCCAACTGGTTCATGGTTTCGGGGTAGTACACGGCGATTTCCACCAGCGGCGGACGCCGTGTGTCCATGGCCGGCAGTGTTTCCAGCCAGGACTCGATGGCCATGGGCTGGGTCATGATGTTGCCCTGGTAGGTGAAGAAGTGGTCCCCGTTCGCCGTAAGCAGGTTGTAGAGGCGCCCGGCAATTCCCCGCGCGGTGTGGGAACTGGCCGGTTCCGAGCCGATGCGCGCGCCGTAAAGGCGGGCCGAGGTCATGGCCAGCCGCGTGGCGTAGAAGTTCTGCTCGAAACTGTCCGTCTCGTTCGTGAGCCGGATGCCGCCGCCAAGCTCGGCCATGGTCTTGGTCTGGGCCGGGTAGTCCGTGCCCGCCTCGCGGAATCCCCATCCCCCGGCCGACTGGTAGAGCAGGGTCTCCGGCAGCCCGGTGCGGGTTTCACGCGCCCACCAGTCGCACCACGCCGACATGGAGTCGGTGTACCATGCCGTCACATCCAGCCGCTCCCGCTTGGACAGGATGAGCTGGGGCAGGGCGGGACTGACCACATCGAACGACTGGTGGGTTGCGTTGTCCCAAGCGGCGTTCAGTTGGTCCACCGTGCCGTACTTCCGCTTCAACCACTGCTGGAAATCCGCCTTTGCGTGGGCGTCTCCGGCCCAGTAGCCGATGTGGATGTGCATGGGCTCGCCCTTGTATCCCCAGTTGCCCCCGGCGGGGTACTGGGACTCGCCGTAATTGCCGCTCGGTCCGAGGCGCACCCCCTCGAGCACACCCTTTGGCCCGTAATGGTCTCCGAAGGCTTTCAGCACGCGGGTGACGTGCCGCCGGTGCCAGGGACTCCAGATGCTCTGCACCGGATTGGACAGGCCATGCTCCAGGCAGACGAAACCGGCATTTTCAGGGCTTGCCGCGAACCAGTCGGGCAGGGCGTAGGCCGAGCCCACGATCAGGAGAGGAAACCATTTGAGGCCGCAGGCCGAGAGGCGGTCCACCACGGCGTCATAGAAATGGAAATCAAAGCTGCCCTCCGCCTCCGGTTCGAGGGTGTTCCAGGCCACATATGTCTCGATGGAGGTAAATCCCAGCACCCGCGCCAGGGGCGCGTAATCCGCCAGGGCATCCAGGGAGGAAGCGAGGGCGGCCTCATCCTGGCCAGACACGGCGATGCCCGCCGTGGTGACCAGTTCCATGGGCCGGGACAGGGTGACCATGGGAGACAGATCCCGGGGGATGCCCGCGCGTATTGCCGCCCAGTCCGCATCGGACAAGGGCGGCCCCACGCGCAACTCGGCAAGGTGGGAAAGTCCGGAGATGGTGAGGTGCGGCAGGGGGGAGTTCTTGGGCCATATTTTGACGGGGGGAATGGAAAACTCAAAATACGCCGTCCGCGTTTGACCGGTGTTTAGCACTGTGAACGAGGCCAAGCGTTCCGGACCGGGGTGGTTTCCCTCTGTGCCGGGGAAGAGTTGCGGCTGGATGACACCGGCGCCCACATCGGGGTGTACTATGCAAAGGGTGAAGCGTCCGGCTTCAGTGACCGACGGGGCATCGAGATCGAATTTCCACTCGGCAGAACTGTACGGGTCCTGTTCCTTCGGTCCTTGGCGCACGGTGCGGCCCCCGAGATTGACAACCGGGCACTTTTCCGGATTCAGCAAACGGCAACCCGGCTGCGCAGCCTCCCCGTCGGCATGGAAAATGGTTTGGAAACCTGACGCCTCAAACGCACCCGCACCACCGCAGAGAAAGAAAATTGCCATCAGGGCCATGCACACCCAAACCCGTCCATTGCCGCCATTCGACTGCATTATGCCGGTTCTCCTTTGAATTGCGGCGCAATTGCGCCGGACAGGCAGATTCTGGCAGGAAAGGCCGTGAAAGTCCAGTTTTACAAGCGCACAATATTGATAAAATCAATGACAGGGTTGCGCATTTTCATATTATGTGCTATAGTTTTGCCAAGGTGTGTGCTAGGATAGGCGGGCATACTGGAATCAAGGGGAGCAGAGGCGACATGGGCGAACAGGAACGGCGGGAACTAATCGGAGGCCTGACCCGAGCCGCAGAGGCATTTATCGCATGGCACGATGCCATGCAGTCCGAACTCCAAGAGCGCGACGGCCGGTTGCGCTCGCAGGCGGAACTTCTTGCGGAGTACCTGTCGGGTTTACGGGAAATGGCGGGGCACTTTGCGCGGGCGCGGGAAGACTTGCAGGCCTCCCTGACGGCGCTGGATGCCCGGCAGGCGGAGGTCGGGGCGCGGCATGGGGAACTCTCCGGGTGGGAAAGGGAGTTGTCCGACACGTCAAAATCATCCAGTCAAGCGGTGGAAAATGCGGACACCGCCAGAGAGCTTGCCGCGGTCCGGGAGGCGCTTGAGAAAAATGCCGCCCAGATGGATGAATTAGAAACACTCCGGGAGGCCCTCGCCAAACAGCACGGGCATTGGGGCGAATTGGAGGCGCTGTGGGCCGGTCTGGTGTCCCAAAACGCGCAGCCATGCGAGTTGGACGCCCTCCGGGGCCGTGTTGAGGAACTTGAAAAGACGTTGGGGGGGGGTCCTGCCGCCGTTCCGCCGCGCATACAGTCAACGGCGCCCCCCGAAGCTGATTTGAAGAATGTTTTTCAAAAGGTGCTGAAGAGCCGGGCGGGCGGACCCCGGCGGCAACTGGGGGAGATACTCATCACTTCCGGCATACTGAGCCGTGACCAGATCAACGAGGCTGTCCGCATCCAGGTTTCCGATCCCCAGCGCCGTTTTGGAACCATTATTGTGGACTTGGGCTATGCCACGGAGGATGTGATAGGCGCGGCGCTGGCGGCGCAACAGCACACCCGCTTTGTCGAGAATCTGGAACGCGAGATGACCCCCGAAGCCATGCGCCTGGTGCCGCAAAAGCTGGCGATACACCACCGGTGCGTGCCATTGACCGTGGGGGATGGAACCCTTGTCATGGCCATGGTAAACCCCCTTGACCTGATCGCCATCGAGGACATCGAGCGCGCCACGGATGCGTCCGTGCTTCCCGTGGTGGCCACGGCGTCCGCCATAGACCGGGTTTTGGCCAAATATTACTCAAAGACCAAGAGCTCGGGTTTCACCACCCGGTGAACTCCAACAGAGACTGATTGGGCCGCATTTGGGGTCTCCCATTTTGCCATGTATAAAGTTTTGCACATTCTGCGGCATGGCATTATAATCATGCTAGGAATTCTTTCCGGAAGTTTTGCTGACATTATTATGATACCGGATGGCAGGCAACATGACAGAAGCAGACAAACAGACCGTTGTTCATGATTTGTCCCGTGCTTCGGAGGAGTTTGAACGCTGGCACGATGCAACCGTGTCCGCGCTTCAGGAGCGCGCCGGTCAATTGCGCGCGCAGGCGGGCCGCCTGGCCGGTCT is a genomic window containing:
- a CDS encoding alpha/beta fold hydrolase → MSLGMRRILSWCCLLLVVHCGSFCEEALPYPRVSREAFEARLPFFSYDKDIPLDGRIVLEKKEARAVRWKLVFRGAQGFLVPGYLEIPEGARKPYPLVVLLHGWSGGKENWWEEGNYISGSEMRTALIESGYAVLALDACAHGERAHEIDYLHVNPYEDPAAPPRRNYFSIAEIVIQTVKDHRRALDYMEERGDMDMSRVGLVGYSMGGVNTMLLLAIESRFKMGVACVPPWFNDAWRPVEPVDYTWGLGDKPLLMLMGRRDGFYTEGQIEASRRAYLNPDTTRTVWYDRDHKLAPDYVPDALAWVKKHL
- a CDS encoding GTPase → MQESEKDAVMAICLMAAVADGGKSDVERAKLKEVSQSLGIETSAAVMQRVLLGKTSPGAEAAAISTPEIKMLAFEMAVCICDADGMTTPKEAGFLAELRDALALPVEEALETQSQAEDFARAAFENETIPAAASAHALQTVQSTQPNPVDAEVDQTILKHAILVGGLELLPQSLSTMAILPLQMKLVYNIGTRYGYQLDSGHVKEFLAVLGVGMTSQIIEGFARKFLGSLARRAGGRMMGGLSGAATGAAVTFAATYGLGMAAKKYYASGRKISMADVKTIFAQNSEEAKGLYSRYAGQVEQSAKSTNVSSLLSMVRGG
- a CDS encoding enterotoxin, which encodes MRNLLITLACIGAFQCIAAGVDYPGTGPGRAVATISENAAILENAAITANWGIEDGRLRLVLFKDRLDMPGNGTVNGEAFVIHLKNGRALRASDFTMPSAPRLERISGRSDARRLAERHDGVRVNATLSLPDEDFTVEWGVELRDGSNYIIQRITLVPATHELPLESVTLVDLNSPGAKVLGATQGAPVVAGSLFFALEHPMSESTAAGDRITCGLRRAKPLAAVGKLTLSSVMGTTPPGQLRRGYLHYLERERAHPYRPFLHYNSWYDIAWGDRKFGEAEALGAIEAIARELIVNRGVRVDSFVFDDGWDDNETLWKFHGGFPNGFAPLRKSAELCGSSVGTWLSPFGGYGEAREQRLKFGIAQGYEVNRNGFSLAGARYYARFREICAEMMREYGVNFFKFDGMGPGNNSTSGQEFLEDIEALMRLTGELRELNPDLYVSATTGTWCSPYFLWHADSVWRGADDMNFCGKGSKRQQWINYRDTHTHRNVVLLGPLYPLNSLMTQGIVHGRHGYAALMDESPKDFADEVWSFFGSGTSLQELYITPEKFTGAMWDILAAGARWARTSADVLADAHWIGGDPGENQVYGWASWSRRKGILVLRNPDDKPAEISLDLQEAFELPPGAAQKYSLISPVPGAGQMGAIEAIAGTRQVFQLEAFQTIVFDALPDTDGS
- a CDS encoding SDR family oxidoreductase, which encodes MARVNLVTGGAGFIGSHLCEALLERGEEVVCLDNFFTGRKANLDRLMDHHRFEIVRHDITNPIVLEVDRIYNFACPASPVHYQHNPVKTIKTNVMGALNMLGLAKRVKARILQASTSEVYGDPAVHPQVEEYWGNVNPIGPRSCYDEGKRVAEALFFDYHRQNHVDIRVIRIFNTYGPRMLVNDGRVVSNFIVQALRNEPITLYGDGSQTRSFCYVDDLVRGITAMMDTDGFTGPVNLGNPGEFTILQLAELVIEMTGSRSTLDYRPLPTNDPTRRRPDISVARGKLNWEPVIPLREGLENTIAYFDALLKKEN
- a CDS encoding glycosyltransferase family 2 protein; amino-acid sequence: MTRTLVSVVVPCHNEAENAPVLFGRIRDVFASLPGHDFECLFVNDGSTDGTREALDALAAAHPEMRPVHLARNFGQSAALLAGMRRTRGEYVLTLDGDLQNDPADFPKFLELLKEHDCVCGYRANRNDSWVRKLSSRVGNTARNAVLHDGIRDSGCGSKGFQRRCVGHLPPFNGMHRFMAVFMRRAGFSIVECPVTHHPRRFGVSKYGINNRLWRGLYDLIGVAWLRKRLVVPEVEGD
- the nrdR gene encoding transcriptional repressor NrdR; this translates as MKCPFCGYHDSKVVDSRVAKDGDSIRRRRECINCNRRFTTYERIEEVAQMVIKKDGRREAFDRWKLKSGIMKAIEKRAVSLEQVDAMINSIERELFNSNEHEVTTKALGEAVMHRLKQLDEVAYVRFASVYRQFKDINEFMSELKDMLA
- the rsmD gene encoding 16S rRNA (guanine(966)-N(2))-methyltransferase RsmD codes for the protein MRIIAGSERGRRLESPEGRTARPTLDRVRENLFNILMPRLENALFLDLFAGTGAIGLEALSRGAARAVFVESDDQMLAVLRRNMALCKFEDRAAVYRLRLPVGMGVLGGPYDLVFADPPWNHTGYGELLETLSRERLVREGGWIVLESAAKTPPPETGGPWTAFRRKQYGETMLTFYA